One genomic segment of Drosophila melanogaster chromosome 3L includes these proteins:
- the Usp5 gene encoding ubiquitin specific protease 5, isoform B: protein MEELRKHLSKVNVPCASGAGSPPIYKDECVYSYDNPETPTGLYVCLHSFLGFGEAYVREYADKTGNRVFLHIQRVKTIKEGADMEAECAESEAGPERKITRLAIGVEGGYNESDMAKKYEIKDTYSIVVAPHLDKKLPYPDPELPMRVTQSVEAILAADSAIAKLEKATLMGTWDGEVRQASKYADNLQQLDNGKRIPPSGWQCEKCDLTNNLWLNLTDGSIMCGRKFFDGSGGNDHAVEHYRVTGFPLAVKLGTITADGKSDVFSYPEDEMVLDPHLERHLSHFGINMAAMKKSEKSMVELELDINQRIGEWTALTESESELQPVAGPGYTGMRNLGNSCYINSVMQVLFVIPDFQQRFVGTGAERYFKEFPSDPANDFNIQMAKLGTGLQSGKYSSIAENTLDTDHSTGISPAMFKNIVGKNHPDFSTKQQQDANDFYLHLLTLLDRNSRNQTNPADALKFLLEDRVECLASHKVKYNTREEYSFRLPVPLDKATNLDEVREFQERKKAARETGQRLPDRDIVRHKVPLQACLERFFGPELIEQFYSTAIGSKTNARKITRLATMPDCLMIHVGKFTLGDDWVPKKLDVSVDMPDELDLSNWRSAGGLQPGEEALPEPATEEVKFAFDEAVMSELLTMGFPPEACKRACYHTKNSGLEAASNWLMEHIADEDISEPFVVPNNSIGDCAANQFVANPESLAMLMSMGFDERQAVAALKATDGNVERATDWIFSHADSIGVEDAAPAANSSAAAASSTPNKTNYRDGRGKYRLVAFISHMGTSAQVGHYVCHIRKKGEWVIFNDSKVAKSQNPPKDLGYLYLYMREQ, encoded by the exons ATGGAGGAACTACGCAAGCATTTATCCAAGGTGAACGTGCCATGCGCATCCGGGGCGGGCAGTCCTCCCATCTACAAGGACGAGTGCGTCTACTCCTATGACAATCCCGAGACGCCCACCGGTTTGTACGTGTGCCTGCACAGCTTTTTGGGCTTCGGCGAGGCGTATGTGCGGGAGTATGCCGACAAGACCGGCAACCGGGTCTTCCTCCACATCCAGCGGGTGAAGACGATCAAGGAGGGCGCCGACATGGAGGCCGAATGCGCGGAGTCGGAGGCAGGACCGGAACGGAAGATCACCCGCCTGGCCATTGGCGTCGAGGGCGGCTACAACGAGTCGGACATGGCCAAGAAGTACGAGATCAAGGACACGTACAGCATCGTGGTGGCTCCGCACCTGGATAAGAAGCTGCCCTATCCGGATCCAGAGCTGCCCATGCGTGTCACCCAGTCGGTGGAAGCGATCCTGGCCGCCGACTCGGCAATTGCCAAGTTGGAGAAGGCCACGCTGATGG GCACCTGGGATGGTGAAGTGCGTCAGGCGTCGAAGTACGCAGATAACCTGCAGCAGCTGGATAATGGCAAGAGGATTCCCCCATCCGGCTGGCAGTGCGAGAAGTGCGACTTGACCAACAACCTCTGGCTTAATCTGACCGATGGTTCGATCATGTGCGGACGCAAGTTCTTTGACGGCAGTGGCGGCAACGATCACGCCGTGGAGCACTACAGAGTAACGGGTTTCCCGCTGGCGGTGAAACTGGGCACCATCACCGCTGATGGCAAGTCGGATGTGTTCTCCTACCCGGAGGATGAAATGGTACTCGATCCACACTTAGAGCGCCATCTCTCCCACTTTGGCATCAACATGGCGGCGATGAAGAAGAGCGAGAAGTCGATGGTGGAGCTAGAGTTGGACATTAACCAGCGCATCGGCGAGTGGACGGCGCTTACGGAGAGCGAAAGTGAGCTGCAGCCTGTTGCTGGTCCTGGATACACTGGCATGCGCAATCTGGGCAACTCCTGCTACATAAACAGCGTGATGCAAGTGCTCTTCGTCATCCCAGACTTCCAGCAGCGGTTCGTGGGCACTGGAGCGGAACGCTATTTCAAAGAGTTTCCCAGCGACCCGGCCAACGACTTCAATATTCAAATGGCCAAGCTGGGAACTGGTCTGCAGTCGGGAAAGTACAGCAGTATTGCCGAGAACACTTTGGACACCGATCACAGCACCGGAATATCGCCGGCCATGTTTAAGAACATTGTGGGCAAGAATCACCCAGATTTCAGCACCAAACAGCAGCAAGATGCCAACGATTTCTATCTGCATTTGCTCACCCTGCTGGACAGGAATTCGCGGAACCAAACAAATCCCGCAGATGCTCTAAAGTTCCTGCTGGAGGATCGCGTTGAGTGTCTGGCCAGCCACAAGGTGAAGTACAATACCCGCGAGGAATACAGCTTCCGTCTGCCTGTTCCGTTGGACAAGGCCACCAATCTGGATGAGGTGCGGGAGTTCCAGGAGCGTAAGAAGGCGGCCCGCGAGACCGGACAACGGCTTCCGGATCGCGACATCGTGAGGCACAAGGTGCCTCTACAGGCATGCCTGGAAAGGTTTTTCGGCCCGGAGCTGATCGAGCAATTCTACTCCACTGCCATCGGGTCCAAGACGAATGCCAGGAAAATTACGCGATTGGCCACCATGCCCGACTGCCTGATGATTCACGTGGGAAAGTTCACGCTGGGCGACGACTGGGTGCCCAAGAAACTGGACGTTTCCGTAGACATGCCCGATGAACTGGATCTAAGTAACTGGCGCTCCGCTGGTGGCTTGCAGCCTGGTGAGGAGGCTCTTCCCGAGCCCGCCACAGAGGAGGTGAAGTTTGCATTTGACGAGGCGGTCATGTCCGAGTTGCTGACCATGGGTTTTCCACCGGAAGCCTGCAAGCGTGCTTGCTATCACACCAAAAACAGCGGACTTGAGGCAGCCTCCAACTGGTTGATGGAGCACATCGCCGACGAGGATATCTCGGAGCCCTTTGTGGTGCCGAACAACAGCATTGGAGACTGCGCCGCCAACCAGTTTGTGGCCAATCCCGAGAGCCTGGCCATGCTCATGAGCATGGGCTTCGACGAAAGACAGGCGGTGGCTGCTCTGAAAGCGACCGATGGCAATGTGGAGCGCGCCACCGACTGGATCTTCTCGCACGCCGATTCAATTGGTGTTGAGGATGCTGCCCCCGCTGCGAATTCATCAGCTGCAGCGGCCTCCTCGACGCCAAATAAGACCAACTACCGCGATGGCCGCGGCAAGTATCGCCTGGTGGCATTCATCTCACACATGGGCACCTCCGCCCAGGTGGGACACTACGTTTGTCACATTCGCAAGAAGGGCGAATGGGTGATCTTCAACGATAGCAAGGTGGCCAAGTCGCAGAACCCACCCAAGGACCTCggctatctgtatctgtatatgCGCGAACAGTAG
- the Alg2 gene encoding ALG2, alpha-1,3/1,6-mannosyltransferase → MVRVLFLHPDLGIGGAERLVVDAALALKERGHQVSFLTNHHDSTHCFKETADGTFPVHVVGDWLPRGLFGRFYAICAYLRMLYAAIYASFFMPQREQVDVVVCDLISVCIPVLRFAPHRPKVLFYCHFPDQLLSSREGLLKRLYRLPINWLEEHTIGLADKVLVNSKFTLRVFQDTFRRLSTVPDVLYPSLHTQYFDQMQKKLEQRSALLDEPVHPRVPLNAFIYLDINRYERKKNHALALHSLRLLGDMLPATDFKRCRLIIAGGYDTRCMENVEHFAELEHLTEELKLQDHVVLLRSPTDEEKCRLLFAAHCLLYTPENEHFGIVPLEGMYCSKPVVALNSGGPTETVVSTSTGFLCEKTEKSFGGAMLQLFRDEQLRVKMGDQGHKRVQQKFSFQAFADRLNGIIRDLVPISRESSAKKNK, encoded by the coding sequence ATGGTTCGAGTTCTGTTCCTCCACCCGGATTTGGGCATCGGAGGAGCTGAGCGACTGGTGGTGGATGCCGCTCTGGCACTCAAGGAGCGGGGTCACCAGGTTAGCTTCCTAACGAATCACCACGACAGCACGCACTGCTTCAAGGAGACGGCGGACGGCACTTTTCCGGTCCACGTAGTGGGCGACTGGTTGCCACGCGGGCTCTTCGGAAGATTCTATGCCATCTGTGCCTATCTGCGCATGCTCTATGCGGCGATCTACGCCAGTTTTTTTATGCCCCAGCGGGAGCAAGTGGACGTGGTGGTGTGCGACCTAATCTCTGTGTGCATTCCAGTTCTCCGCTTCGCCCCTCATCGTCCGAAGGTTCTATTCTACTGCCACTTTCCGGATCAGCTTCTCAGCAGCCGTGAAGGACTGCTAAAGCGGCTGTACCGCCTGCCCATCAACTGGCTGGAGGAGCACACGATCGGTCTAGCAGACAAGGTGCTGGTCAACTCCAAATTTACGCTACGTGTCTTCCAGGACACCTTTCGCCGACTGAGCACGGTGCCGGATGTGCTGTATCCTTCACTGCACACCCAGTACTTTGACCAGATGCAGAAAAAGCTAGAACAGCGGTCTGCTTTACTGGACGAGCCAGTGCATCCGCGAGTACCACTCAACGCCTTTATCTATCTGGACATCAATCGCTACGAGCGCAAGAAGAACCACGCCCTTGCCTTACATTCCCTGCGCCTTCTGGGCGACATGCTGCCCGCCACGGACTTCAAGCGCTGTCGCCTGATCATCGCCGGGGGTTACGACACCAGATGCATGGAAAATGTGGAGCACTTCGCGGAGCTGGAGCACCTTACGGAGGAGTTGAAACTTCAGGATCACGTTGTGCTGCTACGCTCGCCTACCGACGAGGAGAAATGTCGCCTGCTCTTTGCCGCTCACTGTCTGCTGTATACGCCAGAGAACGAGCACTTCGGCATTGTGCCGCTGGAGGGCATGTACTGCTCGAAGCCAGTCGTGGCATTAAACAGCGGCGGACCCACTGAAACGGTGGTGAGCACTTCCACTGGCTTTCTGTGCGAAAAGACCGAGAAGAGCTTTGGTGGAGCAATGCTCCAGCTTTTCCGGGACGAGCAGCTGCGTGTAAAGATGGGAGACCAGGGTCACAAACGGGTGCAGCAAAAGTTCTCTTTCCAAGCATTCGCAGATCGGCTGAACGGCATTATTAGAGATCTTGTTCCTATCTCCAGGGAGTCGAGTgctaagaaaaataaataa